One window of the Octopus sinensis linkage group LG3, ASM634580v1, whole genome shotgun sequence genome contains the following:
- the LOC118762687 gene encoding uncharacterized protein LOC118762687, which produces MVNEVQQEESIPTRVSLEKKTSPDWWRRTYDVRTSHGTLSSIRRFSVLRDVTSKASLASESITRDKTSTTTNFPSVEDKQVILEPKPKRIRMRNSTKGKSINSVAARKQGRPVINSKARQQTSALNDSEQLLDIIHREHSRTFPSENSQNSDTVQTTTGSSKINSMKDFLTSLVKVKGSKNQIASKTKLQTNNRTNQFIEPEDFLISTTNASVERKETQLLHLTDEGSGVNENLDSVLRNELGFEMNVNVKNTTSKATLPAVSTTGNIVEKNIDGLPERMLSVKPTLTSQTDVNDLVLSQQSLEADSVTLPNISVPAFHLQRNVTEMVNTVTEQLNISSVIQDVSFEMENPIDYKSSTEQTRSNDDIHIRPITTNTDSQAVPKNGTGTTGPNQSFKTTTNIKKKVSKLKTSVSLSNSFEIPSTGFEYNLINSTEYLEKVTPVYNSSKLDPYYSQAPPNNKSSVNPPFSRQHLLTLKNQTKSQQNRGKINQISLTFNITNNFSSIGVTPQSNITYEPAVSEVANNTSIKHPQLKPQMTSDKNNVHNVLTPIKATTLSFITGIDTNTQKTKISNPVLSTLLTSTTITRKKDKIHLSPSEELQPENSATNNEEVFTYSQLYPSTLHIPKPTTQTEFRTLKISTHTRTIEHTGNKEYFHGTSTFSTPRRVSSDNSDTIPAITSESKTVPSNVNEARSTLNPKVNTKFHERFPFTPSSVRQVFTTISPKSTTSSSFLKITLPKWIIISRNFEDFLRLSNRMTPKQKSNINLSSSCPLHLQKQ; this is translated from the coding sequence atGGTCAATGAAGTCCAGCAGGAAGAAAGCATTCCAACAAGAGTTAGCCTGGAAAAGAAAACTTCCCCAGATTGGTGGAGGCGGACATACGATGTAAGGACTTCACATGGCACGTTAAGTTCCATTAGAAGATTTTCAGTTCTGCGTGACGTGACATCAAAAGCAAGTCTTGCTAGTGAAAGCATAACTAGAGATAAAACATCCACTACAACAAATTTTCCTTCTGTGGAAGACAAACAAGTCATCTTGGAGCCGAAACCTAAAAGAATCAGGATGAGGAATTCTACAAAAGGGAAAAGCATCAACAGTGTAGCAGCCAGGAAACAAGGAAGACCAGTTATTAATTCAAAGGCAAGACAACAAACAAGCGCTTTGAACGATTCTGAACAACTACTTGATATAATTCACAGGGAACATTCTCGAACGTTTCCTTCAGAAAACTCCCAAAACAGCGATACGGTTCAAACTACAACTGGTAGTTCTAAAATAAACAGCATGAAAGATTTTTTGACAAGTCTTGTTAAAGTAAAAGGTTCTAAAAATCAAATAGCAAGTAAGACCAAATTGCAAACTAATAATCGAACAAATCAGTTTATCGAACCTGAAGATTTTCTTATATCGACCACAAATGCATCTGTTGAACGCAAAGAAACCCAACTGCTTCATTTGACTGATGAAGGTAGTGGGGTTAATGAAAATCTTGACTCTGTCTTACGCAATGAACTGGGATTTGAAATGAATGTTAATGTCAAAAATACAACTAGCAAAGCAACTCTGCCAGCAGTATCTACAACAGGGAATATCGTAGAAAAAAACATTGATGGTTTACCGGAACGTATGTTGTCTGTAAAACCTACGTTGACATCTCAAACTGATGTTAACGATTTAGTCTTATCACAACAGTCGCTTGAAGCTGATTCTGTTACTCTTCCAAATATATCCGTTCCGGCTTTCCATTTACAACGGAACGTTACTGAAATGGTTAACACAGTTACCGAGCAGTTGAACATTTCTAGCGTCATCCAAGATGTATCTTTTGAAATGGAAAACCCAATAGACTATAAAAGTTCTACTGAACAAACCAGATCCAATGACGATATACATATTAGACCAATTACAACGAATACAGACAGTCAGGCAGTTCCTAAGAATGGGACTGGAACTACTGGTCCTAATCAATCATTTAAGACCACAACAAATATCAAGAAGAAAGTTTCTAAACTCAAAACTTCAGTTTCGCTTTCGAATTCATTTGAAATTCCTTCGACAGGTTTTGAATACAACTTGATAAATTCAACCGAATATTTGGAGAAGGTCACTCCCGTTTACAATTCCAGTAAATTAGATCCATATTATTCACAGGCCCCACCAAATAATAAATCAAGTGTAAACCCACCTTTTTCTCGGCAACaccttttaacattaaaaaatcaaacaaaatcgcAACAAAATAGAGGAAAAATCAATCAGATATCACTGACTTTTAATATCACAAATAATTTTTCCTCGATCGGAGTCACTCCTCAATCAAATATCACATACGAGCCAGCAGTCAGTGAAGTAGCAAATAATACTTCTATAAAGCATCCCCAACTAAAACCCCAGATGACATCGGACAAAAACAATGTCCACAATGTTCTAACACCCATTAAAGCTACAACTTTAAGCTTCATAACTGGAATTGATACAAATACCCAAAAAACTAAAATCTCGAATCCGGTATTATCCACGTTACTAACGTCTACAACTATcacaagaaagaaagacaaaatccaTTTATCGCCATCTGAAGAGTTGCAACCTGAAAATTCGGCAACGAATAATGAGGAGGTTTTCACATACAGCCAACTATATCCATCCACTCTTCACATACCTAAACCTACAACACAGACCGAGTTTCGAACACTAAAAATATCTACACATACAAGAACAATTGAACATACCGGaaacaaagaatattttcatGGAACTTCAACGTTTTCAACTCCCAGAAGAGTAAGTTCTGATAATTCTGATACCATTCCTGCTATTACGTCTGAGTCTAAAACTGTCCCATCAAATGTTAATGAAGCTCGTTCTACTCTAAATCCCAAAGTGAACACCAAATTCCACGAAAGATTCCCTTTTACTCCTTCCAGTGTTCGTCAAGTGTTTACTACAATCTCTCCAAAGTCAACTACATCCAGTAGTTTCTTGAAAATAACGCTGCCAAAGTGGATAATAATCTCGAGAAATTTCGAAGATTTTCTTCGACTTTCAAATAGaatgacaccaaaacaaaaatcaaatataaacttGTCATCTTCATGTCCTCTACATCTACAAAAGCAGTAA